From Anopheles coluzzii chromosome 3, AcolN3, whole genome shotgun sequence, the proteins below share one genomic window:
- the LOC120958259 gene encoding GPI mannosyltransferase 4 yields the protein MQFQSIKPKDPSLVSYFILSFLRIVLVFVPQLGYIHPDEFFQSVEVVAGDEYGLEVTRTWEFNTTFPIRSMAITYFGLKVPFSLLRFASMYSNYYLGINLRGSYVTLVFPRLLMVALSFVNDWSLYRICRSYGLQYQFRLLTLASSYVMLVYATHTFSNSIEMALCSLLLYTVSDCMIHSNTVIYQREFLEEKYRKAQRTVEKVRFYKLKMSLPSHSLNRCVLMATLCVAGVFNRPTFLLFGMPLVFHWLLRGMGTKTVSFADFNLRIMIFVLSAIPSLVLFIVIDSIYYGYLTMAEIERQEIGINNFVVTPVNFIRYNIIAENTAQHGVHPLYTHVLVNVPLLYNVLGVLAIFSLLFMIYRFATNDYTSLPRAQSFVGLMLSAIFFPIISLSLINHQEARFLIPITVPLVLLHAPKLQVGLSSSYPFKVPSRFKDFLYHNLLCPAVSPKYLLKIWYTANVILTLFYGFLHQGGVYQLAEYFSRQVDVRSSNVHIHLVTSHIYSVPQCFVGLPSTETLLVNPDNGQKYRRTKQFFLYEYGSLELEQLYRKLKLLVDVCEMRSISANQRYRLYLAIPSSLSERLNDIFQNRSTAALIKHSQVRVFYPHLSIEAMPQVFGQHPCGINTDVDELDDTCPIYALEDEQNPFSVGRLLKQFSSVAHQFGLILYRIEVRRIK from the exons ATGcaatttcaatcaatcaaaccaaAAGATCCATCGCTAGTGTCGTACTTCATCCTATCGTTTCTTCGCATCGTGCTGGTGTTTGTGCCGCAGCTCGGCTACATCCATCCGGATGAGTTTTTCCAATCGGTCGAGGTGGTTGCAG GCGACGAATATGGGCTGGAGGTGACACGTACGTGGGAGTTCAACACAACCTTCCCGATCCGCTCGATGGCAATCACGTACTTTGGCCTGAAGGTCCCATTCTCCCTACTGCGCTTTGCCTCCATGTACAGCAACTACTATCTCGGCATCAATCTGCGCGGCAGCTACGTCACACTGGTCTTTCCCCGCCTACTAATGGTGGCGCTGTCGTTCGTGAACGACTGGAGCCTGTACCGGATCTGCCGATCGTACGGATTGCAGTACCAGTTCCGGCTGCTGACACTCGCCAGCTCCTACGTTATGCTCGTGTACGCTACGCACACCTTCTCAAACTCGATCGAGATGGCGCTctgctcgctgctgctgtacaCCGTGAGCGACTGTATGATCCACTCCAACACGGTCATCTATCAGCGCGAGTTTCTGGAGGAAAAGTACCGCAAGGCGCAGCGGACGGTGGAGAAGGTGCGGTTCTACAAGCTGAAAATGTCCCTCCCGTCCCACTCGCTCAACCGGTGCGTGCTGATGGCGACGCTGTGCGTGGCCGGCGTGTTCAATCGACCCACCTTTCTGCTGTTCGGGATGCCGCTCGTCTTTCACTGGCTGTTGCGCGGCATGGGCACGAAAACGGTCTCGTTTGCGGACTTTAATCTGCGCATTATGATCTTCGTGCTGTCGGCCATCCCTTCGTTGGTGCTGTTCATTGTGATTGACTCCATCTACTATGGGTATTTGACGATGGCGGAGATCGAACGGCAGGAGATTGGCATCAACAACTTTGTCGTGACGCCGGTCAACTTCATCCGGTACAATATTATAGCGGAAAATACGGCCCAGCACGGGGTGCATCCGCTGTACACGCACGTGCTGGTGAACGTGCCACTACTGTACAACGTGCTCGGGGTGTTGGCCATCTTTTCGCTGCTCTTCATGATCTACCG CTTTGCCACCAACGACTACACCAGCCTCCCGCGAGCCCAATCCTTCGTCGGGCTAATGCTGTCGGCCATATTTTTCCCCATCATTTCCCTGTCGCTCATCAACCACCAGGAGGCACGGTTTCTCATCCCCATCACCGTcccgttggtgctgctgcacgcCCCAAAGCTGCAGGTGGGCCTATCCTCCAGCTACCCGTTCAAGGTGCCCTCGCGCTTCAAAGACTTCCTCTACCACAATCTACTCTGCCCGGCCGTTAGCCCCAAGTATTTGCTCAAAATCTGGTACACGGCCAACGTCATCTTGACCCTGTTCTATGGCTTCCTGCACCAGGGCGGTGTGTACCAGCTGGCCGAATACTTTAGCCGCCAGGTCGACGTGCGCTCCTCCAACGTGCACATCCATCTCGTCACCAGCCACATCTACAGCGTGCCGCAGTGCTTTGTCGGGCTGCCCAGCACGGAAACGCTGCTTGTCAACCCGGACAATGGACAGAAGTATCGGCGCACGAAACAGTTCTTCCTGTACGAGTACGGTTCGCTCGAGCTGGAGCAGCTGTACCGCAAGCTGAAGCTGCTAGTCGACGTGTGCGAGATGCGGTCGATCAGTGCCAACCAGCGGTACCGGCTGTATCTGGCCATCCCGTCCAGCCTGTCGGAGCGGCTGAACGATATCTTTCAGAACCGCAGCACGGCGGCCCTGATCAAGCACAGCCAGGTGCGCGTGTTCTATCCGCACCTGTCGATCGAAGCGATGCCGCAGGTGTTCGGGCAGCACCCGTGCGGCATCAACACGGACGTGGACGAGCTGGACGATACCTGCCCGATCTATGCGCTCGAGGACGAGCAGAATCCGTTCAGTGTGGGCCGGCTGCTCAAACAGTTCTCCTCCGTCGCGCACCAGTTCGGGCTGATTCTGTACCGGATCGAGGTGCGGCGCATTAAATAA
- the LOC120957489 gene encoding esterase E4-like, with product MHVQWISVSLVVLSVCLVPLLYSAGVSGQQNSPIVVIDGLGTVQGTRGRTAWTDREIFKFYNIRYAEAPIGQQRFRNPIPVKPWSGVYNAALPGKPCPQIGMNMSTSDLAAEDCLTLSVYTQNVTANRPVMVFIHGGAFVVGSASLYEPDYLLEKDIVLVSIQYRLGPLGFLSTGTANIPGNMAMLDMITALDWVSNNIRFFGGDRTSVTVFGESAGGAAVSALLYSPTVREDLFHRAIIQSGSIFSPWATCKSPKEGALDIARRVNCDRPVETMEDCLRNVPALRLMEAYEEHKNTQFNITGYPDVSGACIVIGEASPFMPKHPKTLPRSAFRNVELLAGTTAQEGLMFWEGVYRYGLSYRPETIQSSWELLQLIDTINERFGASSNDGSHTWHQLFSTFLTTEIDRANYTELLPGLVDICGNLAIKAPVLQDVTRFAHANPGKVYLYSFDYSGVPSMYNFSSTDDEFKYPYHNNSFHAEDLFYLFPLGQRLNPRDTEIAKAMVDLWTSFAVSGRPAAAALKQSWNPVSHFNGPYLKINEAYEERQNYFNEFTASTDKARQQRSAATLLGLSRATIAVVALLYSVIRHLM from the exons ATGCATGTGCAGTGGATTTCGGTCAGCTTGGTGGTGTTATCAGTGTGCTTGGTGCCTCTGTTGTACAGTGCCGGTGTTAGCGGTCAACAGAACTCGCCGATCGTAGTGATTGATGGGCTCGGTACGGTACAAGGAACACGGGGCCGTACCGCCTGGACGGATCGGGAAATTTTCAAATTCTACAACATCCGCTACGCGGAAGCTCCGATCGGCCAGCAACGGTTTCGCAATCCAATTCCCGTGAAACCGTGGAGCGGCGTGTACAATGCAGCGCTCCCGGGGAAACCATGCCCCCAGATTGGCATGAACATGAGCACCAGTGATTTAGCGGCCGAAGATTGTCTCACACTGTCGGTGTATACGCAAAAT GTAACTGCCAACCGTCCCGTGATGGTGTTCATACACGGTGGCGCGTTCGTCGTCGGGTCCGCCTCACTCTACGAACCGGACTATCTGCTCGAAAAGGACATTGTGCTGGTGTCAATCCAGTATCGGCTCGGTCCGCTCGGCTTTCTCTCCACCGGTACCGCCAACATCCCGGGCAACATGGCCATGCTCGATATGATCACCGCACTGGATTGGGTTTCGAACAATATTCGCTTCTTCGGCGGCGACCGTACCTCGGTGACGGTGTTCGGTGAGTCGGCCGGCGGAGCAGCCGTATCGGCCCTGCTGTACAGTCCAACGGTGCGGGAAGATCTATTCCACCGTGCCATCATACAGTCCGGGTCCATCTTTTCGCCATGGGCGACTTGTAAATCACCAAAGGAAGGGGCGCTCGACATCGCAAGGCGCGTCAACTGTGATCGACCGGTGGAAACGATGGAAGACTGTTTGCGGAATGTGCCGGCGCTAAGGCTGATGGAGGCGTACGAGGAGCACAAG AACACACAGTTCAACATAACCGGCTATCCGGACGTTTCCGGCGCGTGCATCGTCATCGGCGAAGCTTCACCATTCATGCCTAAGCACCCGAAAACGCTACCGCGCAGTGCATTCCGCAATGTGGAGCTGTTGGCCGGTACTACCGCACAGGAAGGGCTCATGTTTTGGGAAGGCGTGTACCGGTACGGACTGTCCTACCGGCCGGAAACCATTCAATCCTCATgggagctgctgcagctcatCGACACCATCAACGAGCGGTTCGGCGCGAGCTCGAACGATGGTTCGCACACGTGGCATCAACTTTTCAGCACCTTCCTCACGACCGAGATCGATCGGGCCAACTACACTGAGCTGCTTCCCGGCCTCGTGGAT ATCTGCGGAAATCTTGCCATCAAAGCGCCGGTCTTGCAGGACGTGACACGATTCGCTCACGCTAACCCGGGCAAGGTGTATCTGTACAGTTTCGATTACAGCGGCGTACCGTCCATGTACAACTTCTCCTCCACGGACGATGAGTTCAAGTATCCCTACCACAACAATTCGTTCCACGCGGAAGATCTGTTCTATCTGTTCCCGCTCGGGCAGCGTCTCAACCCCCGCGATACTGAGATCGCAAAGGCGATGGTCGATCTGTGGACGTCGTTTGCAGTCAGTGGACGCCCTGCGGCAGCAGCATTAAAACAGAGCTGGAATCCCGTGTCGC aTTTTAACGGTCCGTATCTAAAAATTAACGAAGCGTACGAGGAACGGCAAAACTATTTCAACGAATTCACCGCCTCCACTGATAAGGCCAGGCAGCAGCGGTCGGCGGCTACTCTTTTGGGGCTTTCGCGGGCAACCATTGCCGTGGTAGCATTGCTTTACAGTGTAATTAGACACTTgatgtaa
- the LOC120957490 gene encoding esterase E4-like, translating to MGLPKKVTKRSVCNRCFLLVVTIASIIGTSFAQDDPVVNIQGLGSVMGTMGKTAWTGRPIYQFFNIKYAEAPVGEQRFRAPLSVRPWTGVMNVTAPGRGCPQRRTISQDDPDAEDCLTLSVYSNDLTANRPVMLYVHGGAFVVGSAERFGPEYLLEKDIVLVVIQYRLGTLGFLSTGTEAIPGNAAMYDVLESLEWVSRHIRSFGGNPLEVTIFGESAGGHAVSAMLHSPRVREGLFKRAIIQSGTLFMPWVICQDPTEGAYEIARIIGCPMTTPADIDSCLKAASVRDLVQAQDQHKKNEFSSPGYPKVAGACITVGGALGAQSFMPVHPRESTYFRNIEVIFGMNSQEGLIFFNEYFQYALDSQPIQFNSHWDFLEFLKTVNIKFGSGAFVDAVVGYELLSKATWEEMDRANFSKIVPLFIDVAGNLALKYGSVEEANRFARALPGQVYLYNFDYVGPPSPMTPGFPYDFPNSVGHGDELKFLFPMSNVLNEEHTQMAKIMVDLWTSFAITGKPQAGNVIPWPPVSRPFGPYLRLVNPPEQKEYFVHELTNSVVKARQSNDSVQMQLSFLACLLSLLTALIL from the exons ATGGGATTACCAAAGAAAGTGACGAAACGCAGCGTGTGTAATAGATGTTTTCTATTAGTGGTGACGATTGCCTCGATCATCGGCACATCATTTGCACAAGATGATCCAGTGGTAAACATCCAGGGTCTAGGTTCTGTCATGGGAACCATGGGAAAGACGGCCTGGACTGGACGACCCATCTACCAGTTCTTCAACATCAAGTACGCCGAGGCTCCGGTAGGAGAACAACGCTTCCGTGCTCCTCTCAGTGTTCGTCCATGGACGGGTGTCATGAATGTCACTGCTCCTGGTCGTGGTTGTCCTCAGCGACGCACTATTTCTCAGGATGACCCTGATGCCGAGGATTGCCTCACGCTTTCCGTATACTCCAACGAT CTTACGGCCAATCGTCCCGTCATGCTCTACGTCCACGGAGGTGCATTCGTGGTTGGATCCGCGGAGCGATTCGGACCTGAGTATTTGCTCGAGAAGGacatcgtcctcgtcgtcatACAGTATCGCTTGGGTACGCTCGGATTTCTCTCTACTGGTACCGAAGCTATCCCTGGTAACGCTGCAATGTACGATGTGCTCGAGTCGCTTGAATGGGTATCCCGACACATTCGTAGCTTCGGTGGAAACCCACTAGAAGTAACTATCTTCGGTGAGTCTGCCGGAGGACATGCAGTATCCGCTATGCTCCATAGCCCCCGTGTTCGCGAGGGACTCTTCAAACGCGCCATCATCCAGTCCGGTACCTTGTTCATGCCCTGGGTCATCTGTCAGGATCCTACCGAGGGCGCATACGAGATCGCTCGTATTATCGGTTGTCCCATGACGACTCCTGCCGACATCGATAGCTGCCTTAAGGCCGCTTCAGTGCGGGATCTGGTTCAGGCTCAAGACCAACATAAG aaaaatgagttcaGCTCACCAGGATATCCCAAAGTTGCTGGAGCTTGCATCACCGTAGGAGGAGCTCTTGGGGCCCAAAGCTTCATGCCCGTTCACCCCAGAGAGTCTACTTACTTCCGGAATATTGAGGTCATCTTCGGAATGAACTCCCAAGAGGGTCTTATCTTCTTCAACGAATACTTCCAATATGCTTTAGACTCTCAACCTATTCAATTCAACTCTCACTGGGACTTCCTGGAGTTTCTCAAGACCGTTAACATCAAGTTTGGATCTGGTGCCTTCGTCGATGCCGTTGTTGGCTATGAGCTCCTGTCCAAGGCCACCTGGGAGGAGATGGATCGTGCTAACTTCTCGAAGATAGTTCCTCTATTTATTGAT GTTGCTGGAAACTTGGCCCTTAAGTACGGATCCGTTGAGGAGGCTAACCGATTCGCTAGAGCGCTTCCCGGGCAAGTCTACCTCTACAACTTTGACTACGTTGGTCCACCATCTCCAATGACTCCCGGTTTCCCGTACGATTTTCCCAACTCAGTCGGTCATGGCGATGAGCTCAAGTTCTTGTTCCCCATGTCGAACGTACTAAACGAAGAACACACCCAAATGGCTAAGATCATGGTGGATCTTTGGACGTCCTTTGCGATCACTGGGAAACCTCAAGCCGGCAATGTCATTCCATGGCCACCTGTATCGA GACCATTCGGACCGTACTTACGACTCGTGAACCCTCCGGAGCAGAAAGAGTACTTCGTCCATGAGCTTACAAACAGCGTTGTGAAGGCTAGACAGTCAAATGACAGCGTGCAAATGCAGTTATCTTTTCTAGCATGCCTGCTATCACTACTTACTGCATTGATATTGTAA